The window GTGTGTGCGCAACGTCGTGCCCGCGCCGTTTCTCGCACCGCGCCTGGCCGCGGCGCACGCGGCCACGCTGTTCTCGGCCACGCTGAGCCCGCCGCGCTTCTACGAGGACACGCTGGGCCTGCCGGCCAACACCGCCTGGATCGATGTGCCGGCGCCGTTCCAGGCCGCGCAGTTGTCGGTGCAGGTCGCGCGCCGCGTGTCCACGCGCTACGCCGACCGCGCCGGCTCGCTGCAGCCGATCGCCGAACTCATGGCCCGGCAATACGCCGCGGCACCGGGCCACTACCTCGCGTTCTTCAGCAGCTACGACTACCTGCAGCAGGCTGCGGCACGTTTCGCCGCGCACGCCCCCGAAGTGCCGGTGTGGCTGCAGTCACGTCGCATGGGCGAAGCCGACCAGGCGGCCTTCCTGGCGCGCTTCGTGCCGGGGGGCCAGGGCATCGGCTTCGCCGTGCTAGGCGGCGCCTTCGCCGAAGGCATCGATCTGCCCGGCGACCGGCTCATCGGCGCCTTCATCGCCACGCTGGGCCTGCCGCAGGTGAACTCGGTGAACGAGCAGATCCGCCAGCGCATGGAAGCGGTGTTCGCCAACGGCTACGACTACGCCTACCTCTACCCGGGCCTGCAAAAGGTGGTGCAGGCCGCCGGCCGCGTGATCCGCACGCCCGAAGACCAGGGCGTGCTGCTGCTGATGGACCAGCGCTTCGCGCGCGCAGAGGTGCAAAAGCTGCTGCCGGACTGGTGGACGCTGCAACTCGCCTGACGCGCGTTATTTCGCGAGCGACACGGCCACGAAATCCACGAAGGCCCGCACCCGCGCCGCCATCTGGTGCCGCTGCGGATAAACGGCGTAGATGTCCGCATCCGGCGTGTCGTACTGTGGCAGCACGCGCACCAGCCGCCCGTTGCGCAGGTAGCGCTCGATGTCCCATTCGGCGCGCATCAGGATGCCATGGCCGTCGAGCGCCCAGTTCACCGCGATCTCGCCATCGTTGGTGGTGAGGTTGCCGCATGTCTTCACGGCTTCGGCCCGCGCATGCCGGGCCTTGCCGCTGGCCAGCCGCCACAGCCCATAGGCCTCCTCGCCCTGGCGGATGCCGATGCAGTTGTGCCGCGTCAGGTCGGCCGGGACCTTGGGTGTGCCGTGCCGCGCCAGATAGGCCGGCGCGGCGCACAGCAGCCGGCGGTTCGGCGCGATGTGCCGCGCAATCATGCGGCTGTCCGGCGGCGCGCCGAAGCGGATGCAGACGTCGAACACGTCTTCGGTGATCGGTGGCGGGTTCACCGACAGCTGCAGTTGCACCTCGACCTCTGGAAAACGGCGCACGAACCTCGAGATCAGCGGCGCCACGTGGCTGCGGCCGAAGCCCAGCGTGGCGTTCACGCGCAGCAGGCCCTTGGGTACGGCCTTGGCCGCGCCCAGCAGTTCCTCCATGCCGTCGATGTCGGCGAGGATGCGCCGCGCATGCGCCAGGTAGACCTCGCCCTCGGGCGTGAGGCCCATGCGCCGCGTCGTGCGGTTCACCAGCGCCACGCCCACACGCGACTCCATCAGCGCCAGGTGCTTGCTCACCGCCGGCGTGGTGATGCCGAGTTCACGTGCCGCCGCACTCAGGCTGCCGGCACTCGCGAGCGTCGAGAAGAAGCCGAGGTCGGCCGGTTGAATCTTGCTGGGCATGGCGGGCCGATTGTTGAACGCAGGTTAACGATGCCTTCACTTTAGCGCTGATCGTGCAGCCCGTACAAGACCTACATTGGCGCCACTTGAAACTACTCCATCGACAGGAAACAAGCCATGAAGACGTACCGCATCGCCACCATCCCCGGAGACGGCATCGGCAAGGAAGTCGTACCGGCCGGCCAGGAGGTCCTGCAGGCACTGGCCCGCACCAGCAGCACCTTCCAGTTCGAGTTCGAGAACTTTGGCTGGGGCGGTGACTGGTTCCGCGCCCATGGCGAGATGATGCCGGCCAACGGCCTGGAGGCCTTGAAGGACAAGGATGCCATCCTGTTCGGTTCGGCCGGCGACCCGCACATCCCCGACCACATCACGCTGTGGGGCCTGCGCCTGAAGATCTGCCAGGGCTTCGACCAATACGCCAATGTGCGGCCCACGCGCATCCTGCCCGGCATCGACGGCCCGCTCAAGCGCTGCGGCCCGGATGATCTGAACTGGGTCATCGTGCGCGAGAACTCCGAAGGCGAATATGCGGGCGTCGGCGGCCGGGTGCACCAGGGCCATCCGATCGAGGCGGCCACCGACGTGTCGATGATGACGCGCGCTGGCGTCGAACGCATCATGCGTTACGCCTTCAAGCTGGCCCAGTCGCGGCCACGCAAGCTGTTGACCGTGGTCACCAAGAGCAATGCGCAGCGCCACGCGATGGTGATGTGGGACGAGATCGCGGTGCAGATCGCCAAGGAGTTCCCCGACGTCACCTGGGACAAGGAACTCGTCGACGCCGCCACCGCGCGCATGGTGAACCGCCCGGCCACGCTGGACACCATCGTCGCCACCAACCTGCATGCCGACATCCTCTCCGACCTGGCCGCGGCCTTGGCCGGCAGCCTGGGCATTGCGCCCACGGGCAACATCGACCCGGAGCGTCGCTATCCCTCGATGTTCGAGCCGATCCACGGCTCGGCCTTCGACATCATGGGCAAAGGCCTGGCCAATCCGGTGGGCACCTTTTGGTCGGTGGTCATGCTGCTGGAACACCTGGGCGAACTCGATGCCGCCGCACGCGTGATGCACGCCGTGGAAAGCGTTACCGCCAACCAGGCGCTGCACACGCGCGATCTTGGCGGGACGGCCACCACGGAGCAGGTCACGCAGGCGATGTGCGAACTGCTGACCGCGACCAGCCAGCGCAAGGCCGCATAAGAAAAATCGAACAGGAGACAAGACATGCATAGCCATCCATCCGGCCTGCGGGCCAGCTTCACCGCGCTGGTCCTCGGCCTTGCCGCGGCCGCGGCCGGCGCCCAGGGTTTTCCGACGAAGCCGGTCACGCTGGTCGTGCCGTTTCCGCCCGGCGGCAGCTCGGACGTGCTGGCCCGCGCATTGACCGAGAAGTTGTCGCAGAGCCTGGGCCAGCCGGTGATCGTCGACAGCCGGCCCGGCGCCGGCGCCACGCTCGGCGCGGCCTACGTCGCCACGGCCAAGCCGGACGGCTACACCTTGCTGATGGGCGCGGTGCACCATGCGATCGCCACCAGCGTGTACAAGAAGCTGCCGTACGACTTCGAGAGGAGTTTCGCACCGGTCACGACCGTGGCCCTGGTGCCCAACGTGCTCGCGGTCAACACCAATTCGCCGGTCACGGACGTGAAGGGACTGGTGGCCGAAGCGAAGGCAGCCAAGGACAAGCTCGCGTTCGGCTCCAATGGCAACGGAACGCTGCAGCATCTCGTCGGCACACAGTTCGCCAGCATGTCCGGCATCGAACTGCTGCACGTGCCGTACAAAGGCAGCGCACCATTGACGACCGATCTGCTGGGCGGCCAGGTCTACATGTCCTTCGACACCATCACACCGGTCGTGCCCTTCATCAGGAGCGGCAAGCTGCGCGCGCTGGCCGTCACCACGGCCAAACGCTCCAGCACCCTGCCCGAAGTGCCGACGCTCGCCGAAGCCGGCCTGAAGGATTTCGACCAGGGCACCTGGTTCGGCGTCCTCGCGCCCGCGGGCACGCCCAAGGAAGTGGTCACCCGGCTCAACACCGAAATGGTGAAGATCATCCAGTCGCCCGAGTTCAGGAAACGCATGGAGGACATCGGCGCCGAACCGGTGGGCAACAGCCCCGAGCAGATGGCCAGCCAGATCCACGACGACACGGCCAAGTACGCGCGGCTCGTGAAGGAGGCGAAGGTGGCGATCGACTGAACCGACCTCCGGCTCAGCCCGCCACCAGGCCGCGCAGCACCGTCTCGAGCGAAGTCGTGCCCTTGCGCGACCCGCCCGGGCCGGATTCGAATTCGATCCAGCCCTCGTTGAAGCCATCGAGCATGCGCATGCGCGGCCCGGGGTTGGCCATGCCCTGCGCGCGAAACAGGTCTTCCCAGCTGCCGCGTGGCACGGCCTCGGCCTTCACCTCGCGCTGCAGAACCCGGCCCAGCGTTGCCGCGAGTTCATGCGGTGTGATGCGCGCCGACCCTTCGAGCTCCACCACGCGCAAACCGGTCCACCGCTCCTGCAGCAACTCGGCCGCCACGGCGGCGATGTCGGCCGTGGCCACCATCGGCACGGGTTTGTCGGCCGGTTGCAGGAAGCTCTGCACCACGCCACTTTGCCGCGCCGACTCGATGTCCATCGCCGTGTTCTCCATGAACCAGGCCGCGCGCAGAAAGGCCAGCGGCATCGGCAATTCGGCCAGGGCGCGCTCCACGATCTGCAGTTGCGTCAGCAGGTTTTCCTCGCGCGCCTGGGCGCCGATGGTCGAGAGGAACACCACGCGCGGGGGCATCGCGGCGCGCAGCGCTTCAACCAAGGCATCACGCAGCCGCGCCACCTCACCGAAGCCCGGCACTGGGTCGAAGTTGGACGGCAGCAGCACGAACACGGCTTCGACGCCGGTGAACGCGGCCCGCAGTGCCGCAGCATCATCCATCGCGGCGATTGCAATCTCGCAGCCCTGCGCGGCCCAGGTGACGGCCTTGCCCTCATTGCGCAACACCGCGCGGACTTTCAGGCCCTGGCCCAATAAAACACCGGCCAACTGGCCGCCGACCTGCCCCGTGATTCCCGTAATCGCAAACATGTTTTCTCCTGTGCGCGGCACACCGTGCACCGCTTGGAGGCGATTGTGGAAACCTTCGGCCGGAATTGCGATAGCATGAAAGTCATTTGATCCATGCCGGAGAATCATCAATGCCCAGGTTCAACGCCCAGTTGCTCGAAGGTGTGGAAGTGATGGCGGCGCTGGTCGAGGCGCGCAGCTTCGGCGGCGCGGGCGAGGCGTTGAACATGTCGCAGTCGGGCGTGAGCCGCGCCATCGCTCGCCTGGAGGCCAGGCTCGGCATCCGCCTGTTCGAGCGCACCACCCGTGCCGTGCGGCTGACCGACGAGGGCCGGCGTTACCACGACCAGGTGATGCCGCTCCTGGCCGCGCTAGAAGATGCCACCCATGCCACGCGCGGCGCGGCCAGCGCGGTGCGCGGGCGGCTGCGTGTCAATGTCGACGCGTTCATCTCGCGCCTGCTTGCCGGGCCGCGGCTCGCCACCTTTCTCGACGCGCATCCGGAACTCGAGCTCGAATTCATCACGCGCGACGCGCTCGGCGACATGGTGGGCGACGGTTTCGACCTGGCCATCCGTTTCGGCCATCCACCCTCCTCGACCCTGGTTGCGCGCAAGCTGCTCGAATCACGCATCCTCACCGTGGCCGCACCCGCCTACCTGGCGCGGCACGGCCCGCCCGCCACACCGCAGGAACTGGCCAGCCCGAACCACCGCTGCATCCATTTCCGCGATCCGCTCACCGGCCGGCCCTTCCCCTGGGAATTCCACCGGCGGCGCAGGAAGATCCTGGTGGACGTGCCGGCACGGCTCACGGTGAGCGACGCCGACGCTTACCAGCGCCTTTGTGTCGCCGGCCTGGGCGTGGCCCAGATGCTGGCGCTGGCCGGCGAGCCGTTGATCGCGCAGAAGCAACTGGTGCAGTTGTTCCCGGATTGGACCGACGAACGTTTTCCGCTGTACGCCTTCCACCCCTCGCGCCATCATGTGCCGGCCAAGACCCGGGCATTGCTGGATTTCGTGGTGGGACTGGCGGACTGAACCAACGGCAGAGAGAATCCCACGCCAGCGCATGTTCGCGCATCAAGAGCCCATGACCGACGCCACCCCCATCTTCAACCGACACCGCCCGCGCCTGCAGGCCATCGCCTACCGCATGCTCGGCTCGCTGGCCGAGGCGGAGGATGTGGTGCAGGACGTGTGGCTGCGCTGGCACGAGGCGCCGCAGGCCACGATCGCCAATGCCGAAGCCTGGCTGGTCACCATCACCACGCGCGTTGCCATCGACCGGTTGCGCGCCGCCAAGGTGCAGCGCGAGCACTACGCGGGCATCTGGCTGCCGGAGCCGGTGCTCACGCCGTCACCGGCCACGCCCGAGCAGACGAAGGAACTGGCCGACGACGTGTCGGTGGCCTTCCTGGTGATGCTGGAGCGCCTCGCGCCCGAAGCCCGCGCGGCGTTCCTGCTGCGCGAGGTCTTCGATGCGGACTACAGCGAAGTCGCGCTCACACTCGGCAAAACCGAAGCCGCGTGCCGCCAGATCGTGCACCGCGCGAAAACGCAGTTGCGCGCGCCGCACCCGAGCCCCGCCGTGCCGAGCGACACACAACGGCAGCTGATGCGCGGCTTCGCCGAAGCCCTGTCGCGCGGCGACTTCGCGGCGCTCAACGGCATGCTGGCCGAAGACGCGGCACTGATCGGCGATGGTGGTGGCAAGGTCACCAGTTTCCCCAAGCCCATGGTCGGCGGCAGGCGCATCGCGCAACTCTTCTACGCCGCGCACCGGCGCTTCGGCGACAGGCAGCGCATCGCGCCGGCCCTCATCAACGGCCAGTGGGCGCTGCTGCGCTTCATCGACGGCGCGCTCGAATCCGCGCAATCGTATGAAACCGACGGCGCACGCATCCTGCGCATCCTCGTGCAGCGCAACCCCGACAAGCTGGTGCGCCTGGAGGCCGCGCTGCACGGCGGCTGACGCGCTCTTCAGCGGGCACTCGAAATATTTTTCCATGGCGTGTCACAACGCCCCCGCCTGGCACGTCTTATGGGTATGCATCAACCAAAGGAAGCAACCATGAGCCAACGTGTCAATTACATCCAGCAGTCTCCCGAACTCTTCAAGAAATTCCTCGACTTCAGCAACCACCTGAACGGCTGCGCCATCGAGGAGCACATCCGCGATTTGGTGGAGATTCGTGCCTCGCAGATGAACGGCTGCGGTTTCTGCCTCGACATGCATGTGAAGCTGGCGAAGATCCATGGCGAGCGCGAGCTGCGCCTGCATCACGTCGCGATCTGGCGCGAATCGCCCCTGTTCGAACCCCGCGAACGCGCCGCGCTGGCCTGGACGGAAGTGCTGACGCACCTGCCCGAACACGGCGTGCCCGACGACGTCTATGAACGTGTGCGCGGCCAACTTTCAGAGAAGGAAATCTCCGACCTGAGTTACGTGGTGATGGCCATCAACGCCTGGAACCGCATCAACGTGGCCTTCCGCACCGTGCCCTGCAGTTCGGACAAGGCCTATGGGCTGGACAAGGCCGGCCTGGCCTGAGGCGTGCAGCGACAAGGCAACGCCATCGGCTGGGCAAGGCCTGAACTTCAGTGGCCGCGCATGGCACAGGCCAAGGCATGGTCATCCACCATGCCCACCGCCTGCATCCAGGCGTAGACGATGGTCGGCCCGACAAACTTGAAGCCGCGGCGCTTGAGTTCCTTCGAGATCTCGGCCGAGAGCGGCGTGGAGGCGGGCAATGTCCGGCCGTCGCCCCGGATCACCTGGCCGCCGGTGAAAGCCCAGCAGAAAGCCGCGAAGTCCTCGCCGCGCGCAGCCATGTCGAGGTAGATGCGCGCGCCCTGGATCGTCGCCTCGATCTTGGCGCGCGAGCGGATGATGCCGGGGTTGTCGAGCAGCCTCAGCACGTCCACTTCATCGAATGCCGCGACCTGGGCCGGATCGAAATTGGCGAACGCCGCACGAAAGGCCTCGCGCTTGCGCAGTACGGTGATCCAGGCCAAACCGGCCTGGAAACCTTCGAGCATCAGTTGCTCCCACAGGGCCCGAGAATCGTGCAACGGCCGGCCCCATTCTTCGTCATGGTAGGCCTGCATCAGCGGGTCGTTGTTGGCCCAGGTGCAGCGGGTGGCGGGTAGAGTCTTCGGGAGGACTTGGCTTGTGGTCATGCGCGGATTTTCGCTTAGCCGAGTCCTGTCGACCATCACGCTGGATCCGACATCTCGAGAGAGCCGTTCCAACGTTGCGGCGTTTGTCCCCTGAGGCGTTATCAAGTACATGAGGAACGAGCACAGACGTTGATGAATGCAAGATAGTTCGCGACATTGGCATTCAAATGGCGCACACTGCGGTGCCCGACGCGACCAGGAATGGTCACATGTCGTTGAACGTAAGGAGCATGTCATGGTCACAGTCGCGTTGTTCGTTCGCCTAGAAGCGAAGCCCGGGAAAGAGAAAGAGGTTGAAAGTTTCCTCGTGGGTGGTCTTCCTATCGTCATGGAAGAGCCCGCCACTACCGCTTGGTTTGGCGTTCGCCTTGGACCGACAACTTTCGGGATCTTCGATGCCTTTCCGGATGAAGCAGGCCGCCAAGCGCATCTCTCCGGCAAGGTCGCGGCAGCTTTGATGGCACAGGCGGGTGAGTTGTTCTCTACGCCGCCGTCTATTGAGAGTGTCGACGTGCTTGCGGCAAAGCTACCAGGCTGAACGCCCCTTCAGGGCGCTCCGGCCGGCTCGGCGTCGCTCGCTTCCCTGCGCCGAACGCCCCCGTGGCAAGCCCCTCAGTGCGCCACGTCCAACACACGCCGCCCAGCCCCAGGCCCATCCGGCAACGCCCCCTCCGACTCCGCCGCCGGCACCAGCATCACCGTGCGCGTCGGGAACGCGAACTCCACCCCGATGGCCGCGAACTCGCGCATCAGCGCAATGTTCACCGTCTGCTGCGTGTCCATGTACCTGCCGTAGTCCGCGGTCTGCATGATGTAGACCACCACGTAGTCGAGCGAGCTTTCACCGAATCGCGTGAAGTGCGCGCGGTCGAACTTCACCTCGGGCTGGGCCTCGATCACGCGGCGCACGATGCCCGGCACGGCCGCGGCCTGGTCGGGCGTCGCGCCGTAGGTGATGCCGAAGGTGAATTCGATGCGCCGCGTTTGCATGCGCTTGAAGTTCTTCATCGAGTTCTTCAGCAGTTCGGAATTCGACACCACCACCTGCTCGCCGCCCGCGCTGCGCAGCCGCGTGGTCTTCAGGCCCACGTGTTCGACCGTGCCCGCCACCGCGCCGGCCGAGATCGCGTCGCCCACCTCGAAGGGTTTGTCGAGCGCGATCGCCACCGAGGCGAACAGGTCGCCGAGGATATTCTGCGCGGCCAGGGCCACCGCGATGCCGCCGATGCCCAGGCTGGCGATGAACGCCGTGATGTTGAAACCCAGGTTGGACAGCACGGCCAGCGCGACAATGGTCCACAGCGCCGTCTGCAGCGCCCAGCCGATCAGCGTGGCCGACACCGTGGCCTGCGGCGCGACAGCGGCTGGCGCACTCGGTGAGCCGCCCGCGTGGCGCTGGAGATACCGCTGCAGCAGCACCTCGATGAGCTTGGTGCCCCAGAGCGCCACCTGCAGGGCCACGGTGACGAACCACAGCTGTGAGATGCGCGATTCCCAGCGCAGCGGCAGATTCAGCAGGTGCAGACCGAGCAGTACGGCGCCGGCCAGCAGCAGCCCGTGGTTGGTGCGATCGAGCATTTGGGCCAGCACCGGCCGCACGCCCTGGTCGAGCACGGCGGAGGCCGTGCCGTTCCGGCCGTCGCCGCGATGCACCCGGCGCCGCGCGAAACCGAGCGCCGTCGTCATGAGGAGGTAGGCAACCAGGGCACTGGCGAGGGCGATCAGCAGGTCGTTGAGGGAATTGCCGGCAAAGCTGTTGCGGCCGAACCAAGCCTGGATGTTGGAGAATGACATCCCACCGTTTCTAATTGCTGCCGCGTTACCACGGTATCGGCTCAGAGAACCGCGTCCTGTAGGCGCAGGACGACAGTTCACCGCCGCAGGCACAGGCCTTGCTTCGACACTCTCGTCCACTGCTTCGAGCCCATGCGGCCCGCATTCCACCGATGTCCTCCACCCTGCCCTCGGGCACCACCCTGCAGCGCCACAACCTGGTGGACGACGCGCAGGCCATCTTCACCGGCACGCTGTTCGTGTCCTTGGCGCTCGTGCTGCTGGCGCAGGCCGGGCTGTTGACCGGTGGCACGGCCGGCATCGCGTTCCTGCTGCATTACGCCACCGGCATCAGCTTCGGCAAGCTGTTCTTCCTGCTCAACCTGCCGTTCTACTGGTTCTCGTGGAAACACATGGGCCGCGAGTTCACCATCAAGACCTTCCTGGCGATTGCGCTGCTGTCGCTGCTCACCGAGTGGACGCCGCTGCTGTTCGACATCGCCAGCCTGCATCCGCTGTATGCGGCGGTACTCGGCGGCCTGCTGCTCGGCTCGGGCTGCCTGTTCCTGGCGCGGCACAAGGCCAGCCTCGGTGG of the Rhodoferax koreense genome contains:
- a CDS encoding LysR substrate-binding domain-containing protein; this encodes MPSKIQPADLGFFSTLASAGSLSAAARELGITTPAVSKHLALMESRVGVALVNRTTRRMGLTPEGEVYLAHARRILADIDGMEELLGAAKAVPKGLLRVNATLGFGRSHVAPLISRFVRRFPEVEVQLQLSVNPPPITEDVFDVCIRFGAPPDSRMIARHIAPNRRLLCAAPAYLARHGTPKVPADLTRHNCIGIRQGEEAYGLWRLASGKARHARAEAVKTCGNLTTNDGEIAVNWALDGHGILMRAEWDIERYLRNGRLVRVLPQYDTPDADIYAVYPQRHQMAARVRAFVDFVAVSLAK
- a CDS encoding tartrate dehydrogenase, with the protein product MKTYRIATIPGDGIGKEVVPAGQEVLQALARTSSTFQFEFENFGWGGDWFRAHGEMMPANGLEALKDKDAILFGSAGDPHIPDHITLWGLRLKICQGFDQYANVRPTRILPGIDGPLKRCGPDDLNWVIVRENSEGEYAGVGGRVHQGHPIEAATDVSMMTRAGVERIMRYAFKLAQSRPRKLLTVVTKSNAQRHAMVMWDEIAVQIAKEFPDVTWDKELVDAATARMVNRPATLDTIVATNLHADILSDLAAALAGSLGIAPTGNIDPERRYPSMFEPIHGSAFDIMGKGLANPVGTFWSVVMLLEHLGELDAAARVMHAVESVTANQALHTRDLGGTATTEQVTQAMCELLTATSQRKAA
- a CDS encoding Bug family tripartite tricarboxylate transporter substrate binding protein, whose translation is MHSHPSGLRASFTALVLGLAAAAAGAQGFPTKPVTLVVPFPPGGSSDVLARALTEKLSQSLGQPVIVDSRPGAGATLGAAYVATAKPDGYTLLMGAVHHAIATSVYKKLPYDFERSFAPVTTVALVPNVLAVNTNSPVTDVKGLVAEAKAAKDKLAFGSNGNGTLQHLVGTQFASMSGIELLHVPYKGSAPLTTDLLGGQVYMSFDTITPVVPFIRSGKLRALAVTTAKRSSTLPEVPTLAEAGLKDFDQGTWFGVLAPAGTPKEVVTRLNTEMVKIIQSPEFRKRMEDIGAEPVGNSPEQMASQIHDDTAKYARLVKEAKVAID
- a CDS encoding NmrA family NAD(P)-binding protein; the protein is MFAITGITGQVGGQLAGVLLGQGLKVRAVLRNEGKAVTWAAQGCEIAIAAMDDAAALRAAFTGVEAVFVLLPSNFDPVPGFGEVARLRDALVEALRAAMPPRVVFLSTIGAQAREENLLTQLQIVERALAELPMPLAFLRAAWFMENTAMDIESARQSGVVQSFLQPADKPVPMVATADIAAVAAELLQERWTGLRVVELEGSARITPHELAATLGRVLQREVKAEAVPRGSWEDLFRAQGMANPGPRMRMLDGFNEGWIEFESGPGGSRKGTTSLETVLRGLVAG
- a CDS encoding LysR family transcriptional regulator, translating into MPRFNAQLLEGVEVMAALVEARSFGGAGEALNMSQSGVSRAIARLEARLGIRLFERTTRAVRLTDEGRRYHDQVMPLLAALEDATHATRGAASAVRGRLRVNVDAFISRLLAGPRLATFLDAHPELELEFITRDALGDMVGDGFDLAIRFGHPPSSTLVARKLLESRILTVAAPAYLARHGPPATPQELASPNHRCIHFRDPLTGRPFPWEFHRRRRKILVDVPARLTVSDADAYQRLCVAGLGVAQMLALAGEPLIAQKQLVQLFPDWTDERFPLYAFHPSRHHVPAKTRALLDFVVGLAD
- a CDS encoding RNA polymerase sigma-70 factor codes for the protein MTDATPIFNRHRPRLQAIAYRMLGSLAEAEDVVQDVWLRWHEAPQATIANAEAWLVTITTRVAIDRLRAAKVQREHYAGIWLPEPVLTPSPATPEQTKELADDVSVAFLVMLERLAPEARAAFLLREVFDADYSEVALTLGKTEAACRQIVHRAKTQLRAPHPSPAVPSDTQRQLMRGFAEALSRGDFAALNGMLAEDAALIGDGGGKVTSFPKPMVGGRRIAQLFYAAHRRFGDRQRIAPALINGQWALLRFIDGALESAQSYETDGARILRILVQRNPDKLVRLEAALHGG
- a CDS encoding carboxymuconolactone decarboxylase family protein, which produces MSQRVNYIQQSPELFKKFLDFSNHLNGCAIEEHIRDLVEIRASQMNGCGFCLDMHVKLAKIHGERELRLHHVAIWRESPLFEPRERAALAWTEVLTHLPEHGVPDDVYERVRGQLSEKEISDLSYVVMAINAWNRINVAFRTVPCSSDKAYGLDKAGLA
- a CDS encoding DNA-3-methyladenine glycosylase I — encoded protein: MTTSQVLPKTLPATRCTWANNDPLMQAYHDEEWGRPLHDSRALWEQLMLEGFQAGLAWITVLRKREAFRAAFANFDPAQVAAFDEVDVLRLLDNPGIIRSRAKIEATIQGARIYLDMAARGEDFAAFCWAFTGGQVIRGDGRTLPASTPLSAEISKELKRRGFKFVGPTIVYAWMQAVGMVDDHALACAMRGH
- a CDS encoding putative quinol monooxygenase — translated: MVTVALFVRLEAKPGKEKEVESFLVGGLPIVMEEPATTAWFGVRLGPTTFGIFDAFPDEAGRQAHLSGKVAAALMAQAGELFSTPPSIESVDVLAAKLPG
- a CDS encoding mechanosensitive ion channel family protein; this encodes MSFSNIQAWFGRNSFAGNSLNDLLIALASALVAYLLMTTALGFARRRVHRGDGRNGTASAVLDQGVRPVLAQMLDRTNHGLLLAGAVLLGLHLLNLPLRWESRISQLWFVTVALQVALWGTKLIEVLLQRYLQRHAGGSPSAPAAVAPQATVSATLIGWALQTALWTIVALAVLSNLGFNITAFIASLGIGGIAVALAAQNILGDLFASVAIALDKPFEVGDAISAGAVAGTVEHVGLKTTRLRSAGGEQVVVSNSELLKNSMKNFKRMQTRRIEFTFGITYGATPDQAAAVPGIVRRVIEAQPEVKFDRAHFTRFGESSLDYVVVYIMQTADYGRYMDTQQTVNIALMREFAAIGVEFAFPTRTVMLVPAAESEGALPDGPGAGRRVLDVAH
- a CDS encoding YitT family protein — protein: MSSTLPSGTTLQRHNLVDDAQAIFTGTLFVSLALVLLAQAGLLTGGTAGIAFLLHYATGISFGKLFFLLNLPFYWFSWKHMGREFTIKTFLAIALLSLLTEWTPLLFDIASLHPLYAAVLGGLLLGSGCLFLARHKASLGGATIVTLYMQQHHGWRAGKMQMAIDCSVVLLALLVVPPARVAWSVLAAVLMSLFLWINHKPGRYAVM